From the genome of Candidatus Nitrosocosmicus oleophilus, one region includes:
- a CDS encoding 4Fe-4S dicluster domain-containing protein — MPIAILPDVDEQRCIGCALCVEICTALGPDVLRVKPVEGWKRGKAFVFYPERCISDGACLGVCPTHAIFWMRPLEYTAGQPVPLHKNGVFDKGWEEG, encoded by the coding sequence ATGCCAATTGCTATACTTCCAGATGTTGATGAACAAAGATGCATTGGGTGTGCGCTTTGTGTAGAAATTTGTACCGCATTAGGTCCGGATGTACTTCGTGTTAAACCTGTTGAAGGTTGGAAAAGAGGCAAAGCATTTGTCTTTTATCCCGAGAGATGTATTTCTGACGGTGCATGTCTAGGTGTTTGTCCAACTCATGCTATATTCTGGATGAGACCATTAGAATATACTGCAGGCCAACCAGTTCCATTACATAAAAACGGTGTATTTGATAAAGGCTGGGAAGAGGGCTAA
- a CDS encoding 30S ribosomal protein S11 — protein sequence MSQEEITQYKWGVAHIFSSYNNTLVHITDISGAETISISSGGRHVTADRYESSPYAAMKSAVSAADAAKTKGINALHIRVRAVGGVGPRIPGPGAQAAIRALARAGFRIGRIDDVTPVPHDTTRKPGGRRGRRV from the coding sequence ATGTCACAAGAGGAAATTACTCAGTATAAATGGGGGGTAGCCCATATTTTTAGTAGTTATAATAATACTTTAGTCCATATAACTGACATAAGTGGTGCAGAAACTATTTCCATTAGTTCGGGTGGACGCCATGTAACAGCAGATCGTTACGAATCTTCCCCATACGCAGCTATGAAATCTGCCGTTTCTGCAGCTGACGCTGCCAAAACAAAGGGTATTAATGCACTCCATATACGCGTAAGAGCAGTGGGTGGGGTTGGACCAAGAATTCCTGGCCCTGGTGCTCAGGCTGCTATAAGAGCCCTGGCTCGGGCTGGATTTCGTATAGGTAGAATAGATGACGTTACACCGGTTCCTCATGATACTACTAGAAAACCTGGGGGTCGTAGAGGCAGAAGAGTATAG
- the thiL gene encoding thiamine-phosphate kinase → MKKFNEKQILNIIISKFGNNNMEPYIGKDDISIMPLDSLNSSSNEFNDNKFLAITCDMLVEHTDVPPKMTFEQIARKSVVSSVSDLVSKGIMPKAALISLGLPKSLKNSEISRLINGLSLASKEFGIDIVGGDINESKEIIIDCCMFGSLSSVANIPRRNGACIGDYVVVSGIFGYSSSGLKILMNNLSCPDSYFRRRSVDSVLIPSPSYEFGIYIARYFSSSMDSSDGLASSLHELSKQSGVNLLIEEDKIPIPPRLKEFLSINNLDFHDLVFYGGEEYNIVGTISEKNLVEVSEILKVRHLKLYIIGKVVSGIGRVFVLTSNGNKKLLKNKGYAHFT, encoded by the coding sequence ATGAAAAAATTTAATGAAAAACAAATACTGAACATAATTATATCTAAATTTGGTAACAACAATATGGAACCATATATAGGTAAGGATGACATATCCATTATGCCCTTAGATTCATTAAATTCTTCTTCTAATGAATTTAATGATAATAAATTTTTGGCTATTACATGTGATATGTTGGTTGAACATACTGACGTCCCACCCAAAATGACCTTTGAACAAATAGCCCGAAAATCTGTAGTTTCTAGCGTAAGTGATCTGGTTTCAAAAGGAATAATGCCAAAAGCAGCTTTAATATCATTAGGTTTACCCAAATCATTAAAAAACTCTGAAATTTCTAGACTAATTAATGGCTTGTCTTTAGCTTCAAAAGAGTTTGGAATAGATATTGTTGGTGGAGATATTAACGAATCTAAGGAAATCATAATTGATTGTTGTATGTTTGGATCTTTATCTTCGGTAGCAAACATACCTAGAAGAAATGGTGCGTGTATTGGTGATTATGTGGTTGTTTCTGGTATTTTCGGTTACAGTTCCTCGGGATTGAAAATTCTCATGAACAATCTATCATGCCCCGATAGTTACTTTAGGAGAAGATCTGTTGATTCTGTCTTAATACCTTCTCCTTCTTATGAATTTGGAATATATATTGCCCGTTATTTTTCTTCATCCATGGATTCTAGTGATGGCCTTGCCTCTTCATTACACGAGCTATCAAAGCAAAGTGGGGTGAATTTACTAATCGAAGAGGACAAAATTCCTATTCCACCAAGATTGAAGGAATTTTTATCAATAAATAATCTTGATTTTCACGACCTTGTATTTTATGGAGGTGAGGAATACAATATAGTAGGAACAATATCAGAAAAAAATCTAGTGGAAGTTTCCGAGATATTGAAAGTGCGTCACCTAAAATTGTATATTATTGGCAAAGTAGTTAGTGGGATTGGGCGAGTATTTGTTCTCACTTCCAATGGAAATAAAAAATTGCTTAAAAACAAAGGGTATGCGCATTTTACTTAA
- the map gene encoding type II methionyl aminopeptidase, with product MSLDNYIRAGHIAAQVRENARKKNHVGRTLYEICDSIESEINERGGQPAFPVNISLNEIAAHYTAEPDDQIVIKDTDVVKIDLGVHINGYVADTAVSISYDSKYDQLIKIAELSLDEATKIAKSATKSSEIGKIIENTITYNGLKPIQNLSGHSLEQYVIHAGKSIPNIKTYGPSFSLMPNQAYAIEPFVTTKDGLGVVYEGKIKNIFSLVSRKPTKNKDTDEFIVYLWNRFKTLPFALRWLVNDFTESKAREMLDYLIKKKNIRSYPILVEGNNKVVSQAEHTVFILENMSHIITK from the coding sequence ATGTCTCTAGATAATTATATTCGTGCAGGTCATATAGCTGCTCAAGTTAGAGAAAACGCTAGGAAAAAAAATCATGTCGGTAGGACGCTTTATGAAATATGTGATTCTATCGAGAGCGAAATAAATGAGCGAGGAGGTCAACCTGCTTTTCCTGTTAATATTAGTTTGAATGAGATAGCTGCTCATTATACTGCCGAACCTGACGATCAAATTGTAATAAAGGATACTGACGTTGTTAAAATTGATTTAGGTGTGCATATAAATGGTTACGTTGCAGATACCGCAGTTTCTATTTCATATGATTCAAAATATGATCAATTAATAAAAATAGCAGAATTGTCATTAGATGAAGCTACCAAGATTGCAAAAAGTGCTACTAAATCGAGTGAGATTGGAAAAATAATTGAGAATACCATAACATATAATGGTCTAAAACCGATTCAAAATCTTAGTGGACACTCTTTAGAACAGTATGTCATACATGCCGGAAAATCTATCCCTAACATTAAGACTTACGGACCTTCATTTTCACTAATGCCTAATCAGGCCTACGCAATAGAACCATTTGTAACAACTAAAGACGGACTAGGCGTAGTTTATGAGGGTAAGATCAAAAATATTTTTTCACTAGTATCAAGAAAACCTACGAAAAATAAGGACACGGATGAATTTATCGTATATTTGTGGAATAGATTTAAGACACTTCCATTTGCGTTACGTTGGCTAGTAAATGATTTTACTGAATCTAAGGCTCGTGAAATGTTGGACTATCTTATTAAGAAGAAGAATATCAGATCCTATCCTATTCTTGTTGAAGGTAATAACAAAGTTGTATCTCAGGCGGAACATACAGTCTTTATATTGGAGAATATGAGTCATATAATTACAAAATAG
- a CDS encoding transcriptional regulator, with protein MLLPSEIESKSLIPAIRAILSKRLIRDYDLKEETVAKLLGITQAAVSNYIRGTRGDLTLVAKLEDNFEVMKMINDISKDLSTNNAYSPSTMTKFIQLCNFMRYTFIICDVHHSIESNIDKRICEQCEVLLTGSRFS; from the coding sequence ATGTTATTACCCTCTGAGATTGAATCCAAGTCTTTGATTCCTGCTATTCGTGCTATTTTGTCTAAAAGATTAATCCGAGATTATGATCTAAAAGAAGAAACAGTCGCAAAACTTCTTGGGATTACTCAGGCGGCAGTTAGTAATTATATCAGAGGAACACGGGGTGATCTTACTTTGGTAGCTAAACTGGAGGATAATTTTGAAGTTATGAAAATGATAAACGATATATCCAAAGATCTTTCTACAAATAATGCTTATTCTCCAAGTACGATGACAAAATTTATTCAACTATGTAATTTTATGAGATATACTTTCATAATATGTGATGTCCACCATAGTATTGAGTCAAATATAGACAAAAGAATCTGTGAACAATGCGAAGTACTGTTAACCGGTTCACGTTTCTCCTGA